A DNA window from Chelativorans sp. AA-79 contains the following coding sequences:
- a CDS encoding OpgC domain-containing protein — protein sequence MRRLEILDGMRGYFLVFMMLNHLTFTGGYLLVKFNHGELGYVQDAQGFVFLSGLLVGMVYARRMLKEGYAAGAHKIRKRAMEIYRYAAGSILAIIALGLVLTRSSVYWEPWLWKLSSHDPFYAIASLLLLYQPTYMDILPQYVLYMLVSPPLIWLCVTGRWKWVAVSSVVVWIAAQLGLHLPLGNGVHSVMEWIHEGEMFRSAFNVLGWQIVFMSGLVLGALSATKEIDWKQVITPEKTALVWAALALVLIFMTIRFGFTFGFLPEAVAERFTGLDNRVEFSFVYLVNFMATGYLVAWMIMAGSVSDNRAVRILGKGLRRIFSLSLLRLIGRHSLQVYAWHVIVVYLLKGLEYHNGPFTEWTKTIIALLAVGSLAIPALYRERMSILGKYPLLARARQAGR from the coding sequence ATGCGACGCCTGGAAATCTTGGACGGCATGCGAGGTTATTTCCTCGTTTTCATGATGCTGAACCACCTGACCTTCACCGGCGGATACTTGTTGGTGAAGTTCAATCACGGTGAACTGGGCTATGTGCAGGACGCGCAGGGTTTCGTGTTCCTGTCAGGTCTCCTGGTCGGAATGGTCTATGCGCGCCGCATGCTGAAGGAGGGCTATGCGGCGGGTGCCCACAAGATCCGCAAGCGAGCGATGGAAATATATCGCTACGCGGCAGGCTCCATTCTCGCGATCATTGCCCTTGGCCTCGTCTTGACCAGGTCTTCCGTCTACTGGGAGCCTTGGCTTTGGAAGCTTTCCAGCCACGACCCTTTCTATGCGATCGCTTCGCTGCTGCTGCTCTACCAGCCCACCTATATGGATATCCTGCCTCAGTACGTCCTCTACATGCTGGTTTCGCCACCGCTCATCTGGTTATGTGTAACGGGGCGCTGGAAGTGGGTTGCGGTATCTTCGGTCGTCGTGTGGATCGCCGCGCAGCTCGGCCTACACCTTCCACTGGGCAATGGCGTGCACAGCGTCATGGAATGGATCCATGAAGGCGAGATGTTCCGCTCGGCCTTCAACGTTCTTGGGTGGCAGATCGTCTTCATGTCCGGTCTCGTGCTCGGCGCGCTGTCTGCAACCAAAGAGATCGATTGGAAACAGGTGATCACGCCGGAAAAGACCGCCTTGGTATGGGCCGCTCTCGCGCTCGTGCTGATCTTCATGACCATACGCTTCGGCTTCACCTTTGGCTTCCTGCCCGAAGCCGTGGCCGAACGCTTCACCGGTCTCGACAACCGGGTCGAGTTCAGCTTCGTCTATCTGGTGAATTTCATGGCGACGGGATATCTGGTTGCCTGGATGATCATGGCCGGCTCAGTCTCGGACAATCGAGCGGTTCGGATTTTGGGCAAAGGGCTTCGCCGCATATTCAGCCTGTCGTTACTGCGCCTCATCGGTCGCCATTCACTCCAAGTCTATGCTTGGCACGTGATCGTCGTCTATCTGCTGAAGGGCTTAGAATATCACAATGGTCCATTCACGGAATGGACCAAAACGATAATTGCTCTGCTGGCCGTCGGGTCGCTTGCCATACCGGCCCTGTACCGGGAGCGGATGAGCATCCTCGGCAAATATCCTCTTTTGGCGCGCGCACGCCAAGCGGGCCGCTGA